tgcgtggttacccccaattttctttttggatttcaataggacttgttaagatctacatttcctgcataatcacacactgggcaaaaatatctttaattagtaggcaccgtccttaagttttGATACTCTGTTGTACTTGCAGATAAGTTGAATGCCCTAGCCACTTGTGCACCCATTGCAAAAATTGATGAACCTGTAAAAACCCACAAATTTCAGAGCATTTTATAATATGTAGAAATTAGAAAATCACACAATGAAGGTTCCACCCCTGTAAAGCACAGCAGGTTATTTCTCTAGTCACCTGTCTAGAGAACAAAATCACCGGTAAACTTTAATAACTGAGTCAACAGTTAACCTTAGCTTTCCTGAAGTTTTTATCTTGGGTTActccttttttcttccttgttttttctttcaggaagTGTATCGGATACCAAAGAAGTCTGCTACACCGGTAGGATAGGATGTTATCCATGTCATGCAATGATTCCATTACTGGTAGTGTCCAAACCTAAATCATTGTGGCTCCAAATGTTCAAAGGACAGTGGATAGCACTGTCCATTCAATAAATCACAATCTTCTGGTTTGGCAGCACTTACAGTATGCTATGGCTCGTGTTTTATTTGCTGGACACTGTAGCACGGTTCAACCTTTTAATCACTGAGGCCCCGAGttaaaaaccaacaaaattattttactttttgatttATTGCCTTCTTTAGGCTAAACAAGACAGGATTCTTGAGCTCTCATCAGCATCTAGCCCTGCAGGTATGCTGTAAACCAAACTATGTAACCTGTTAAGTGGAGGTTGTATGCCTCTTAGGAGTTGGTGAGCCTGATACCACTACAAGCATCAGTACCTCCCTAGAGAAATTCCAAAGTTGCACCAAAGAGCAGGTTGGTGCTATCCACATGTTGTAGTGACCACTTACAGAAGACAGAGCTTCCCAGGGGTATTTCTAGTGCCCTAATGTGCCTTCCCTGGGGATAAAAATGGGGATCTCCAGCAATTGTAGCACAACCCAGAGGGGAGCTTTCCACACCttgaaaagtaataataatattatcacaCTGTGTTAATGCTATTTTATTTATCTCTTTGTATTTTCAGGAAGCATTGAAGGGGAGTGCACTCGGTAAGCAATTGACAGGAACACCCATTTCATTTGGATTACTTCATGTATTTAGTGAACATCCACACTTGTTTTTGTGAATAGCGCGATGCCAGGGAACGCCACAATGCTACAGGCCTGCTAGCAGACCACGCTGAATGCCCAGAAATGCCAAGACTTCACCAAGCACTGGGAATAATAGCTCCTTGTCGTTAAATTACTATTAGCTCCacaaaagctttgttttctttgttgccCTTGtctgaaattttgttttgttgcatATTGTAGGATGCCATATGAACAGATATCTTCCCCAGGGAGGCTGGATGCTATCATAAAAACTCTGCATAGTTCTCCTAGACCTCTTTTTCCTGCAGAGTCCAGGACTTCACCAGTCTCTCAGGGCTTTTCCACCTGTAGTGAAAATACCCTTGATGAAAAAGACCGCAGTGATGAAGCAGTGAAGCCAAAACCAGCTGATTTTAGTTCTTTAGAGTTTGGAGAAGTTGCAGAAAGCAAAGAGAGTTCAACTTCAAATGAACAAGAAGAGATTCATTCAGCTCCTCCAGCAGCAGaatttgatgacaccaaatcTCCAAGTTCTTTGCCAACCTTTGGTTACCAACAACGAATGAACTTTAACGTGTATCAGGGTTTTAATtctttgcaacaaaaaccaaaaggtaacaaaaagaaaaagaaaaaatggagtcaaaatcaaaatttttgcCAGCAACCAGAAAGGAATGTTCAAGGATCAGGAAACTTGCAACCCAACTTTGGTCAACAGCAAGGCATGGCCCCCTGGAGAGGCTCATCTCAGTGCATCCAAAATGTTCCACAAAGCTTCCAGGGAAACCAAGTGTATTGTGGTGGGCCCTTGGGACTAGTTCAGGGTCCAGGCCCTCAAAATATGGTACCAGGAAATCTTGCTGGAAATATATCCCAGCAAGCATCATCATTTCCTAATTTTAGTGTACCTCCTCCTAACATACCGCCATTGGAATTCTTCCGTAAAATCCCCCCTCCGAACTTTCCACCTCAAAGCCAGCCAGTGGTGATACCCCAATTACCACAAAATCCACTCATACCTCAGCAAACTGTGCCTCTGCCCCATCTTCAGCCAAATCAGCCAACATTCTTCCCATCTAGTCAACAAGCTCCTTACAATAGACTtcctccccctcccccacctTTCCAGGCAAGTCTTCCTGTGCAGCCTTCATCACAGTTTCCACAGAACAGCAGCATGCCTCAGCTTCCACAGGGTACCCAGAGTGGCTTTCcttcacaacaaaatcaatttCCAGCTTTAAGCTCATCTTCAGTATCCCATGTTGGGTTAATTCCTGTAAAACAAGTAAGCCCCCAGGAAGAAGTCTCCTTGATGACACAACATCAAAGTAGTACGCCAGAGGCCACATCAGCTTCAGAGGTTGAATCCCTCGCCTTACAGACTGGGGCTGTCACCACATCCTCGCTAGAAACATACGAGTCGAGAGGTGAACCAGAGCACCATACTCCTCTACGTGTAAAACGTAACCCTACACATCTGCCACCACACTGGAAGTCAGCAACTGACCCACAAGGGAAAGTTTACTACTATCATACACAGACACGGTGAGTAGGGAGATCAATCCTGGTTACTaagtaaagaaagaaaagaaacagatGGGTCACTCTAACCATGAAAAACTTTCAGAAACTATTACCACTGcaagaagccattttgtttcttcttgcCCAAAGGTTAATGGTAGTTGGCTTATCATATCTGGAGTGACCATTCAAGAAATGTGAAAAGCACCTTCCACTTGTACTCTGTTTATTCACTCCCTTTAAAACTTTACAGTTTTAATTTGGAAACTTGGATAAGttcttgtaataattattgttgtcattACCACTCTGTATACAAGTTATTGACTTCTTATTGGAgataaacaaaagttttcacCATTTTTTTAGGGAAACCCAATGGGAGTTACCCAGATGGGAAACCAGTCCATCATCAGAGGAAGAACCAGTCACAGTAGTTGATGGGACAAGCTTTATAGGTCACAGCTACCCCATTGCTGAAGAGGTAAAACTTTATTCTGTTCCAGGCTTTCAAACATGTGAGACAGCAGAATACTCAGCTACTATTGTTAACCCTAAACATTTGCAGAACTAGTCAGAAATTAAAGGATACGATTGTTATTCAATGAGACGCAAACAAGTGGCAGCATATTCTGAAGTGAAGCCCAAATTTGTTTACTGTTTGTGTTTCTTCCCTCCTGGTTCTGCCtttgatgataaaaaaaaacctaaccATCAAAAGCACAAGATTTAACATTGAATATCCCTAAAACTTTCTTAGGTGTCTTCACCAAAAGCAAAAGTAAGGAAGACTGCCAAGATTCCCAGCACTCCACCAGGGACTCCCCCTGAAAGCCCAGCACTTGCCTACACCACAGCTGCTGCTGATACCACTGCGCATAAAAGAGATGATGAGCATGTTATTGGAGACAGCTCATCCTCTGACCCAACATCCCATTTtaacaagataaaagaaatgtttagaATGAAGGTAAGGTGTTTTCTCAACTAAATGTGGGTTTTATCAGAGAGACTGCTTGGCAGGAGTGCAAGAGCCATGGACATGATAGAATCTAGAGCTGCCAAGAGGTGCATGGATCTCACCCTTACTTGAAGAGAAGGCAATTGTGGTACTTCAAAACATTTATGAATAGAAACGTTTTGAAACGAGGCGTTAATTTACCTCAATGGAATTTTATTGCCTGTGTAATTGTTACCTTATATTTCATGTCATGCAATTGTGAGCAAAGGCACGAAAACCTTCAACCTTTGCCAAGAACaggcattcttttttttttccattagaaCTCTTGCAAATGCTTTAAAGAATGCTGTCgtttaaaagtaataattattagaatgCTAATGGTTTGTTATTCATGACTTGTAGCTCTCCAATGTTGTGGTAAACTGTCTGAACCCATTCTTCAAAGTCGACTGTAAAGCAGGAAGGATCCTAAATACAGAAGATTTTAAATACTTGGCTAGGAAGGTAGGTTTGGAATTATTGCAATAGTGTGAGGATTTGAACCAAATGAAGGAACGGCAGGGTTATCCATCACTTTTAAACAACCAAGTTGACTATTAGATGTGTGGCCTTGTGTGAAGCAAAACACGAAGAGGTACAGGCATTTATTGTGACAGGACGTTTATATGGAGTGgctgaaataatttcattctACTTTTCCTCTTTAGTTAACCCATGGAATTTTGATGAAAGAGCTGAGTCACCTTAAAAGTGAAGAGACACTGCAGTGTAATGACTCTGTAAAAATCAAGACAAAGGAATACATTCGAacatatatgaaaaaatttggACCTGTATATAAAAGGACATGACTTGTaggttttctcttttatttttaaagattttgacatttttgttaaCTCGTTTTAGCATTCAAGTACTGGTTTATCATTTTCAGTGTGTATGTATataaagtgaaaaagaaatatttagaATTTTATCCATTTGCTAAATCACAGGGCACGATTTTATTGTACATTGTCAGTTTAAATTATAAATCTAAAAatggtttttaatttttctgagcatgtttttattattatcattatcaatattattatttttatttcattctttgtTTAATGCTACATTTTACTCTTTTCTCAGCAACTAGGTGTTTGCATGACTATAAGTCTCCACTGTTATGTGGGTTTGTTAATACAAGAAACATTGTGCAAGGAACAGTGACAAGTAGACAAAAAAACTTTACTAACTACCCTAGTTTTATGCTCTCCAttccttcatttttcttttttattctttgaagaagaaaataacTAACTTAATAGATTCATTTCACGTGTGTTAAAGATGGCAGGCCCATCTGATGCTCACTGGCTGCCTTGGTAACTTCATGCAAGACTGGTGCAAGGCGTTGGAGCTAAAAGTTTTGCTGGGAGACTGGAGAAAAGTACCCATTTGTTTTCACCCTCTCTATTAAAAAGGTTTTGACAAGAATGGAAATGCTGTTCTCTGAATTCAGGTTGAACAGGCAGAACAAATATGGGTATGAATGATATGACAATTTTATCCTTGGATAGTCCATTTTTTGTTTACCAATTGAATCACAAGGTTTCTATTACTTTTAAGAAGTGAAATTGTGCTTCAAATTCCATGAATCCAAatttaaccctaaccctaaacccttaGATTTATCTTCAGTATTAGCTATTTTCTATGTCAAATCCTGTGTGTGAtgtattagtattattatatttttaaggGGTTGAATGCAGTCGTGTGTGAGATAGTTACAGTGGCTATGGCTTTTATAGATGGTGAGCCCCTTTCCATAATTAATTTTACGTAAAGTGTTTTTGTctcctgggcccagttgttcaaagcccaactaagctaatcctaggttagcataaattttaattgctatttatttatggCCAAAGGAGGGTTTGctacaaaattgtggcccattaaggttataaattacaatttttttccttaaaccttaatcttgtggaAAATCGTCCTTtagcagtaaataaataacaattaaaattttgcactaagccaggattagcttaatcgggctttgaacaactgggccctgatgCAAATATTTAAACGAACGCCAGGTTTTGGCTGATCCATTCTTGTcttaaccaaaacaaaaatttgcctGAGTTTTCTAAGTGGGACAATGTACCTCTTACTTCCTTCTTAACGTTCAGTTCCAGCAAATTGGCATCCCCTCCGCTCGATTCCATTTTCGCATTTAGACTCCACAATGAAAGGGATGATTGCATAATATAAGTTTTATTTCAAAGGTTAGccttataaaagaaataaaaatttagtttAGAGTGAGATCAATCTATAACTAAGGGCCgttcataatttatgatttggggggggggggggggctatGTGAACTTTTTCCTTAGATATGTTTTTTATCCCACTGATGATGTAAGATATTTTTCTTCCGCCCCCTCATGAGAACTTGCGGACAAAGGTAACATACCATGACCCCTCTCCCCTTTATTCAAGTTGTAAGCattatcacaaaaaaattcgGACCAAGCACGGCACGCGTTTGCATGGGTATCCATGGTAACTTGTTATCTCCTATTTCAGTATCGTAATTTTACTCCGTTAATTTATCGATATACTCTGTAGGTGGCCCTAAAGTTCActcattaaaataattttctaaACCGGACCTATTATAAAAGTAGGTTTAAAgtgcaccccccccccccccgttACAGAGTACCAATTGAATTTTGATGGCCTTCTGAGTGTTTaagatgaaaatttaaacCCCCCCGCCACTCCTAATCCCGATGACCCCCCAACCCATAAATTATGATCGGTCCCTATGGAGTTTTTTAATGGTACTTTTGATCTGTAATTCAAACAATGTTTCCCATAGGCTGCATTGTTAATTGTACATATTTTCACTTCGAAAATCTATCTGTTCGTTACTgtctgttatttatttattcttaaCCATCTCTGGTTCAAATAGTCATTGAAGTGAAATATcttgataattattgttatggaGAACTAATCATCTTGTATTCGTTCCAAACATAATACCTAGAGGATTTGTAAATAGTAAATACATTTAAGACTTCAAACTTTATTCTGAAAAGGCTCGTTGTAATGTtgtgtttgcttttatttgtaaGGAATAGGTGTAAGCTTTCATGGGTAACCGGTCGTTTCGCCAACGTGTCAGTCTCGAA
The DNA window shown above is from Acropora palmata chromosome 7, jaAcrPala1.3, whole genome shotgun sequence and carries:
- the LOC141886860 gene encoding histone-lysine N-methyltransferase SETD2-like isoform X1, translating into MTTGLAVKMSCDRGVYSYQMEDVLFFQVLDEHVISSTEEYQPPYYEHVEENEYLFDRKTRVNKEVRKMQCECSYEADQDGFVGCGENCLNRLLMIECNSRCKCGAACSNKRFQQGCKVKVEVLKTEKKGWGLRTLEDLEPNQFVMEYCGEVMDYRDFQDRAEQYDRENRRHYYFMTLRADEIIDATFKGNLSRFINHSCDPNCETQKWTVNGLLRIGFFTLKHITAGEELTFDYKLQRYGKVAQLCYCEGLNCRGFIGGEKQTPLKNTIERIATPPTSSPRRRQRKKRNLTDDFDDITLEDEVEKLLGDNRGLVQSDQALKLSRLMVRAETTEQRIMLLKILQHTTDQSCLKAFLRYQGLSLLWSWMVDGGGKKAKLQKQLLETLKCLPIATKNQLEDSKVIKVVRKWALSSCHLLGTGINIAPDNDSPTDSECTAGLEDEDEKEKKLTSSPFFGRQSSNKDQSDDESLDAEVESFNVDKIQQLVKTKMVHENLEKSPDDLSEDDFKSEDDRLPTDEVGVMSNELLKSWSMLKEVYRIPKKSATPAKQDRILELSSASSPAGSIEGECTRMPYEQISSPGRLDAIIKTLHSSPRPLFPAESRTSPVSQGFSTCSENTLDEKDRSDEAVKPKPADFSSLEFGEVAESKESSTSNEQEEIHSAPPAAEFDDTKSPSSLPTFGYQQRMNFNVYQGFNSLQQKPKGNKKKKKKWSQNQNFCQQPERNVQGSGNLQPNFGQQQGMAPWRGSSQCIQNVPQSFQGNQVYCGGPLGLVQGPGPQNMVPGNLAGNISQQASSFPNFSVPPPNIPPLEFFRKIPPPNFPPQSQPVVIPQLPQNPLIPQQTVPLPHLQPNQPTFFPSSQQAPYNRLPPPPPPFQASLPVQPSSQFPQNSSMPQLPQGTQSGFPSQQNQFPALSSSSVSHVGLIPVKQVSPQEEVSLMTQHQSSTPEATSASEVESLALQTGAVTTSSLETYESRGEPEHHTPLRVKRNPTHLPPHWKSATDPQGKVYYYHTQTRETQWELPRWETSPSSEEEPVTVVDGTSFIGHSYPIAEEVSSPKAKVRKTAKIPSTPPGTPPESPALAYTTAAADTTAHKRDDEHVIGDSSSSDPTSHFNKIKEMFRMKLSNVVVNCLNPFFKVDCKAGRILNTEDFKYLARKLTHGILMKELSHLKSEETLQCNDSVKIKTKEYIRTYMKKFGPVYKRT
- the LOC141886860 gene encoding histone-lysine N-methyltransferase SETD2-like isoform X2, which produces MSSEDMFDCSRHTDDNGSSSEDEVLDEHVISSTEEYQPPYYEHVEENEYLFDRKTRVNKEVRKMQCECSYEADQDGFVGCGENCLNRLLMIECNSRCKCGAACSNKRFQQGCKVKVEVLKTEKKGWGLRTLEDLEPNQFVMEYCGEVMDYRDFQDRAEQYDRENRRHYYFMTLRADEIIDATFKGNLSRFINHSCDPNCETQKWTVNGLLRIGFFTLKHITAGEELTFDYKLQRYGKVAQLCYCEGLNCRGFIGGEKQTPLKNTIERIATPPTSSPRRRQRKKRNLTDDFDDITLEDEVEKLLGDNRGLVQSDQALKLSRLMVRAETTEQRIMLLKILQHTTDQSCLKAFLRYQGLSLLWSWMVDGGGKKAKLQKQLLETLKCLPIATKNQLEDSKVIKVVRKWALSSCHLLGTGINIAPDNDSPTDSECTAGLEDEDEKEKKLTSSPFFGRQSSNKDQSDDESLDAEVESFNVDKIQQLVKTKMVHENLEKSPDDLSEDDFKSEDDRLPTDEVGVMSNELLKSWSMLKEVYRIPKKSATPAKQDRILELSSASSPAGSIEGECTRMPYEQISSPGRLDAIIKTLHSSPRPLFPAESRTSPVSQGFSTCSENTLDEKDRSDEAVKPKPADFSSLEFGEVAESKESSTSNEQEEIHSAPPAAEFDDTKSPSSLPTFGYQQRMNFNVYQGFNSLQQKPKGNKKKKKKWSQNQNFCQQPERNVQGSGNLQPNFGQQQGMAPWRGSSQCIQNVPQSFQGNQVYCGGPLGLVQGPGPQNMVPGNLAGNISQQASSFPNFSVPPPNIPPLEFFRKIPPPNFPPQSQPVVIPQLPQNPLIPQQTVPLPHLQPNQPTFFPSSQQAPYNRLPPPPPPFQASLPVQPSSQFPQNSSMPQLPQGTQSGFPSQQNQFPALSSSSVSHVGLIPVKQVSPQEEVSLMTQHQSSTPEATSASEVESLALQTGAVTTSSLETYESRGEPEHHTPLRVKRNPTHLPPHWKSATDPQGKVYYYHTQTRETQWELPRWETSPSSEEEPVTVVDGTSFIGHSYPIAEEVSSPKAKVRKTAKIPSTPPGTPPESPALAYTTAAADTTAHKRDDEHVIGDSSSSDPTSHFNKIKEMFRMKLSNVVVNCLNPFFKVDCKAGRILNTEDFKYLARKLTHGILMKELSHLKSEETLQCNDSVKIKTKEYIRTYMKKFGPVYKRT